In Calditrichota bacterium, the following are encoded in one genomic region:
- a CDS encoding DUF1189 family protein, which yields ELDNGVQVVVDTTGAFATVEDLPAASVLVTNRGVEVKTRHGVRRYAFDSLRSSVPLIITPKNAPTLLNQVLTVGIAVLAVGGAVAFLVLGFIAALLGAGYVLLLDALRHGPLRLKDAFAVAVYALTPFTVVLSVVLLAGLFSGSFLLVLWVGYCLLLAVAVIRIHRGVAVETR from the coding sequence TAGAACTTGACAATGGGGTGCAGGTGGTAGTCGACACTACAGGTGCCTTTGCCACGGTGGAAGATCTTCCTGCTGCCAGCGTGCTTGTGACGAACAGGGGCGTCGAGGTGAAGACCCGCCACGGAGTCCGCCGCTATGCGTTTGATTCACTCCGTTCTTCGGTGCCCCTCATCATCACGCCAAAGAACGCACCGACGCTCTTGAATCAGGTGCTGACGGTGGGCATTGCAGTGCTCGCGGTGGGCGGAGCAGTGGCGTTCCTGGTCCTGGGGTTCATTGCCGCCCTCTTGGGTGCGGGATACGTCCTTCTTCTGGATGCCCTACGGCATGGCCCCCTGCGCCTCAAAGACGCATTTGCCGTGGCGGTGTACGCGCTCACTCCTTTCACCGTGGTCTTGAGCGTCGTGTTGCTGGCGGGCCTGTTTTCTGGCTCCTTTCTGTTGGTGCTCTGGGTAGGCTACTGTCTTTTGCTGGCAGTCGCCGTGATCAGAATCCATCGAGGCGTGGCGGTGGAAACGAGGTAG